One Rhododendron vialii isolate Sample 1 chromosome 2a, ASM3025357v1 genomic region harbors:
- the LOC131316065 gene encoding subtilisin-like protease SBT3, with translation MASQNPHYFPWLLFFLLLGVSNSFAKSEEYKTYIIHMDRSQKPETFSTDESWHRSTLTSLSSFHEDQLLYSYDHVIHGFSVRLTPSQLSEIEKHPAHSATQHDSFGKLYTTHTPKFLGLKHKRGIWSASSCGKDVIIGIIDSGIWPESESFQDKGMSPVPERWKGKCENGTAFSPSSCNRKLIGAKSFSKGRLASGEKIHKGDFESARDSYGHGTHISSTAAGNQVLGVSYFGYARGTARGVAPSAHIAMYKIAWKTSTGYEFTQSDLLAGMDQAIADGVDIMSLSLSAHYPDIPPYFEDNVAIASLSAMEKGIVVICAAGNDGIRNKIHNGAPWITTVGAGTVDRSFAAAMRLGNGLTLGGTSYFPESVYLSDTPLYYGGGNLSKATCSALDREEVAGKVVLCDSSIFQMEEVQKASGLAGVFLGDPQVIYPEDYNFPSMVLTNNSWTSVREYATGVNNAMIKSMRFTVTSLGTKPAPQVAVFSSRGPDPISPGILKPDILAPGVDILAAVPPYTVSVATCNYKLVTDYALDSGTSMAAPHVAGVAALLKAVHQDWSPAAIRSAIMTSAEIVDNTGTTFKDQGAGLPATPLDFGAGHINPNKAMDPGLIFDLGIQDYIEFLCSLGYTKKQMSSVLRRNQWSCSQNRADLNYPSFIAIFPKGARSKNFNRVVTNVGDSEAIYQAVLAVPTGMSIKVEPSTLVFKSKYQKQSFVVSVQIEKDSPNINYGFLKWIDQDNHIVSSPIVVIYG, from the coding sequence ATGGCTTCACAGAACCCCCACTACTTCCCATGGCTACTTTTCTTCCTCCTCTTGGGGGTCAGTAATTCCTTTGCAAAATCTGAAGAATACAAGACATACATCATCCACATGGACCGTTCACAGAAACCAGAAACATTCTCAACCGATGAGTCATGGCACCGATCTACACTAACATCATTGTCCTCATTCCATGAAGATCAATTGCTCTATTCATATGACCATGTCATTCATGGCTTCAGCGTTAGGCTCACACCCTCTCAATTATCTGAAATCGAGAAGCACCCGGCTCACAGTGCAACACAACACGATTCCTTTGGTAAGCTCTACACAACCCACACCCCCAAATTCCTTGGCCTGAAACATAAAAGAGGGATATGGTCTGCTTCTTCTTGTGGCAAAGACGTCATCATAGGTATAATCGATTCGGGTATTTGGCCAGAGAGCGAAAGTTTTCAGGACAAAGGGATGTCACCAGTGCCCGAGAGATGGAAGGGAAAATGTGAGAATGGGACAGCGTTTAGCCCTTCGTCCTGTAACAGGAAACTCATTGGAGCCAAGTCCTTTAGCAAAGGACGCCTAGCTTCTGGTGAAAAAATTCACAAGGGTGACTTTGAATCTGCTAGAGACTCTTACGGCCATGGAACCCACATCTCGTCCACAGCAGCAGGTAACCAAGTCCTTGGTGTTAGTTACTTTGGCTATGCTAGAGGCACAGCCAGAGGGGTAGCACCAAGTGCACACATCGCCATGTACAAGATCGCCTGGAAAACAAGCACAGGTTATGAATTTACACAGAGCGATTTGCTTGCTGGAATGGACCAAGCAATTGCCGATGGAGTGGACATCATGTCTTTGTCTTTGTCTGCACACTATCCAGATATACCACCTTATTTTGAGGACAACGTAGCTATTGCATCGCTTTCGGCAATGGAGAAAGGGATTGTTGTTATTTGTGCTGCTGGAAATGATGGAATTCGAAATAAGATACACAATGGAGCACCTTGGATCACAACTGTAGGTGCTGGCACTGTTGACCGAAGTTTTGCAGCAGCAATGCGCCTAGGAAATGGGCTAACCTTGGGAGGAACATCCTACTTCCCAGAAAGCGTTTACCTTTCTGACACGCCTCTATATTATGGGGGTGGTAATCTAAGCAAAGCAACATGCTCAGCTTTGGATCGGGAAGAGGTTGCCGGAAAGGTAGTCCTGTGTGATAGCAGCATTTTTCAGATGGAAGAAGTTCAGAAAGCCAGCGGACTTGCGGGAGTCTTCTTGGGGGACCCGCAAGTTATATATCCAGAAGATTACAATTTTCCTAGCATGGTGCTGACTAATAATTCTTGGACTTCAGTCAGAGAATATGCAACCGGAGTGAATAACGCAATGATAAAGAGCATGAGGTTCACAGTGACAAGTTTGGGCACAAAACCAGCACCTCAGGTGGCGGTTTTTTCTTCTAGAGGACCTGACCCGATAAGCCCAGGCATTCTGAAACCAGACATTCTTGCCCCTGGGGTGGATATTCTCGCAGCAGTTCCACCCTATACGGTTTCTGTGGCAACATGCAATTACAAGTTGGTCACAGATTATGCACTCGACTCTGGAACATCAATGGCAGCCCCCCATGTTGCAGGAGTTGCAGCATTACTAAAGGCCGTTCACCAAGATTGGAGTCCTGCAGCCATAAGATCAGCAATCATGACCAGTGCAGAAATAGTTGACAATACGGGCACAACCTTCAAAGACCAAGGGGCAGGACTCCCTGCCACACCTCTTGATTTCGGGGCAGGCCATATCAATCCCAACAAAGCCATGGACCCTGGCCTGATATTCGATTTGGGTATCCAAGATTATATCGAGTTTTTGTGCAGCCTTGGCTACACTAAGAAGCAAATGAGCTCTGTCCTCAGGAGAAATCAATGGAGTTGCAGTCAAAATCGTGCTGACCTCAATTACCCTTCTTTTATCGCCATATTTCCTAAAGGAGCCAGATCAAAGAACTTCAACAGGGTTGTGACGAACGTGGGAGACAGCGAAGCCATTTACCAAGCAGTTTTAGCTGTTCCTACTGGAATGAGTATCAAAGTAGAGCCCAGTACTCTCGTATTCAAAAGCAAATATCAGAAGCAAAGTTTTGTTGTGAGCGTGCAGATTGAGAAGGATTCACCAAACATAAATTATGGTTTTCTCAAGTGGATCGACCAGGATAACCACATAGTATCAAGCCCCATTGTAGTTATTTATGGCTGA